Proteins encoded in a region of the Psychromicrobium lacuslunae genome:
- a CDS encoding glutamine amidotransferase, translating to MKPFLLISTRAEDAAALEEAQAFARYTGLSKQLLHWHRLEASPLPKVRLADYSGIILGGSPFNSSDPSSYKSPTQNRVEAELSWLLDEVVALDFPFLGACYGVGTLGKHQGAVIDKKFGEPIGPVEIELSDDGMADPLLSGLPRRFQAFVGHKEACSVLPPEATLLASSESCRVQMFRVRKNLYATQFHPELDVVGLLTRIDVYRHAGYFPAEEFEQVKNRALAAKVLEPARILRNFAEYYGRE from the coding sequence GTGAAGCCATTCCTGCTGATCTCTACCCGTGCCGAGGATGCTGCTGCCCTAGAGGAAGCGCAGGCTTTCGCGCGCTACACCGGTTTGAGTAAGCAATTGCTACATTGGCACCGACTGGAAGCATCGCCGCTGCCGAAGGTTCGGCTAGCAGACTATTCGGGCATCATTCTGGGTGGTAGTCCGTTCAACTCCTCCGATCCATCCTCCTATAAAAGCCCAACCCAAAATCGGGTTGAAGCTGAACTGAGCTGGCTTTTGGATGAGGTAGTGGCGCTGGATTTCCCCTTTCTTGGTGCTTGTTACGGGGTGGGCACGCTGGGTAAACACCAGGGCGCTGTGATTGATAAGAAGTTTGGCGAACCCATTGGGCCGGTTGAGATTGAATTGAGCGACGACGGAATGGCGGACCCACTGCTGAGCGGTCTGCCACGACGATTCCAAGCCTTCGTGGGGCATAAAGAGGCTTGTTCGGTTTTGCCGCCGGAGGCCACCTTGCTCGCTTCCTCAGAGAGCTGCCGAGTACAGATGTTTCGGGTCCGAAAGAACCTCTACGCAACTCAGTTCCATCCCGAACTAGACGTGGTGGGTTTGCTGACCCGGATCGATGTCTACCGGCATGCCGGATATTTCCCAGCCGAAGAATTCGAGCAAGTGAAGAATCGTGCGCTCGCCGCGAAGGTGCTCGAACCCGCTCGGATTTTACGGAATTTCGCTGAATATTACGGCCGGGAGTAG